A window of Ignavibacteria bacterium contains these coding sequences:
- a CDS encoding response regulator transcription factor encodes MRKIPVVIVEDNWLLRESIKEMIEQAKDFKLLAACERFEGIPSWSSGAASLSPVVLLELGNCNEKGLELVRTVKEALPNSKIVIMNMLPKQEDILQLVSCGVEGFILKDAASEEFLATVRTVFLGEKVLPQRLTNMLFSQIIEHSNGSEMPSLLESANLSSREKQIIHFVAEGLTNKEIAQQLNISSFTVKSHVHNILKKLDLRKRMQIAKIASLQEIK; translated from the coding sequence ATGAGAAAGATACCCGTAGTAATCGTAGAAGATAACTGGCTTCTTCGTGAAAGTATCAAAGAAATGATTGAACAGGCAAAGGACTTCAAGCTGTTAGCTGCATGTGAGCGTTTTGAGGGGATTCCATCGTGGTCATCAGGCGCAGCATCCTTATCGCCAGTAGTGCTTTTAGAGCTCGGGAACTGCAATGAAAAGGGGCTGGAGCTGGTAAGAACTGTAAAGGAGGCTTTACCTAATTCAAAAATTGTTATTATGAATATGCTTCCAAAGCAGGAAGATATACTACAGCTGGTAAGCTGCGGGGTTGAGGGGTTTATTCTTAAAGATGCAGCAAGTGAAGAGTTTTTAGCGACAGTAAGAACTGTCTTTTTAGGGGAGAAAGTTTTGCCTCAGCGCCTGACAAATATGCTTTTCTCGCAGATTATTGAGCACAGTAACGGAAGTGAAATGCCGTCTTTATTAGAGTCGGCGAATTTAAGTTCGCGGGAGAAACAGATAATTCATTTTGTTGCAGAAGGGCTTACAAATAAAGAGATAGCACAGCAGTTAAATATATCGAGCTTCACAGTAAAGAGCCATGTGCATAACATACTAAAGAAGCTGGATTTAAGGAAAAGGATGCAGATAGCAAAAATTGCATCTCTGCAGGAGATTAAATAG